Proteins encoded in a region of the Euleptes europaea isolate rEulEur1 chromosome 3, rEulEur1.hap1, whole genome shotgun sequence genome:
- the LOC130474217 gene encoding mitogen-activated protein kinase 12-like isoform X3 — protein MPFMGTDLSKIMKHEKLSEDRIQFLVYQMLKGLKYIHSSGIIHRDLKPGNLAVNEDCELKILDFGLARHTDSEMTGYVVTRWYRAPEVILNWMHYTQTVDIWSVGCIMAEMITGRPLFKGNDHLDQLTEIMKVTGTPTQDFVQKLQSQDAKNYIKSLPKVQKKDFAAILKYANPLAVNLLEKMLVLDAEKRITAAEALAHPYFEAIHDPEEETEAEKYDDTHDNMDLPLDEWKRITYKEVMDFNAPQLPESKETAV, from the exons ATGCCTTTTATGGGAACAGACTTGAGTAAAATAATGAAGCATGAGAAGCTATCTGAAGATAGGATCCAGTTCCTCGTCTATCAGATGTTAAAGGGCCTAAAG TATATCCATTCGTCAGGCATAATTCACAGG GACCTAAAACCTGGAAACCTAGCAGTAAATGAAGACTGTGAACTGAAG ATTTTGGACTTTGGACTAGCAAGACATACAGACAGTGAAATGACTGGATACGTGGTTACCAGGTGGTACAGAGCCCCAGAAGTTATACTAAATTGGATGCATTATACTCAGACAG TTGACATCTGGTCAGTGGGTTGCATAATGGCTGAGATGATAACAGGAAGGCCACTCTTCAAAGGCAATGATC ATCTGGACCAGCTCACAGAAATTATGAAGGTAACAGGAACACCAACTCAAGAttttgttcagaaacttcaaagcCAAGAT GCAAAAAACTATATCAAAAGCCTCCCAAAAGTGCAGAAGAAAGATTTTGCTGCCATCTTGAAGTACGCAAATCCCTTAG CAGTAAACCTTCTGGAGAAGATGCTGGTGTTAGATGCAGAGAAGAGAATAACAGCCGCAGAAGCTTTGGCACATCCTTATTTTGAAGCCATCCATGACCCTGAAGAGGAAACTGAAGCAGAGAAATACGATGATACTCATGACAACATGGATCTGCCCCTGGATGAATGGAAAC GCATCACATATAAGGAAGTAATGGACTTTAATGCTCCACAGTTGCCCGAATCAAAAGAAACAGCAGTGTAA
- the LOC130474217 gene encoding mitogen-activated protein kinase 12-like isoform X2, with the protein MKHENVIGLLDVFTPDVSLEKFNDFYLVMPFMGTDLSKIMKHEKLSEDRIQFLVYQMLKGLKYIHSSGIIHRDLKPGNLAVNEDCELKILDFGLARHTDSEMTGYVVTRWYRAPEVILNWMHYTQTVDIWSVGCIMAEMITGRPLFKGNDHLDQLTEIMKVTGTPTQDFVQKLQSQDAKNYIKSLPKVQKKDFAAILKYANPLAVNLLEKMLVLDAEKRITAAEALAHPYFEAIHDPEEETEAEKYDDTHDNMDLPLDEWKRITYKEVMDFNAPQLPESKETAV; encoded by the exons CTACCTTGTCATGCCTTTTATGGGAACAGACTTGAGTAAAATAATGAAGCATGAGAAGCTATCTGAAGATAGGATCCAGTTCCTCGTCTATCAGATGTTAAAGGGCCTAAAG TATATCCATTCGTCAGGCATAATTCACAGG GACCTAAAACCTGGAAACCTAGCAGTAAATGAAGACTGTGAACTGAAG ATTTTGGACTTTGGACTAGCAAGACATACAGACAGTGAAATGACTGGATACGTGGTTACCAGGTGGTACAGAGCCCCAGAAGTTATACTAAATTGGATGCATTATACTCAGACAG TTGACATCTGGTCAGTGGGTTGCATAATGGCTGAGATGATAACAGGAAGGCCACTCTTCAAAGGCAATGATC ATCTGGACCAGCTCACAGAAATTATGAAGGTAACAGGAACACCAACTCAAGAttttgttcagaaacttcaaagcCAAGAT GCAAAAAACTATATCAAAAGCCTCCCAAAAGTGCAGAAGAAAGATTTTGCTGCCATCTTGAAGTACGCAAATCCCTTAG CAGTAAACCTTCTGGAGAAGATGCTGGTGTTAGATGCAGAGAAGAGAATAACAGCCGCAGAAGCTTTGGCACATCCTTATTTTGAAGCCATCCATGACCCTGAAGAGGAAACTGAAGCAGAGAAATACGATGATACTCATGACAACATGGATCTGCCCCTGGATGAATGGAAAC GCATCACATATAAGGAAGTAATGGACTTTAATGCTCCACAGTTGCCCGAATCAAAAGAAACAGCAGTGTAA